The Lipingzhangella halophila genome segment ATCTTCGCCAGCCCGAGCAGGGCGAACGTGTCGGCCGCCCCGGACTTGGCGGCCAGCCACAGCGGATACTGCACCACGACCCGGATCACGCACGGCAGCACCAGCAACCAGGTCAGCCGGGAGCTCAGCTTCACCACGGCCGGGTTGTCGCGCCAGCCCGTGGGGTCTCCGGTGACCGAGCCGATGAGCAGCCCGACCGCGGGCCAGCGGATAACCACCGTCAGGATCAGCACGGCGGCGTACACCGCGTTGTAGATGATCCCCGGCAGGAACGCGTCCTCGGCGTCGCCGCTCCGCAACGCGAAAATCGCGGCGATGCCGATACCGAAGAGGCTGTTCACCACGAACTGCACCGACGAGCGCTGCACCAACCGCACGACTGCCAGCAGCACCGCGGCGGCGACCCCCAGCCCCAACGCGAGCTTGAGGTGCTGGGTGGCCAGGAAACTGACTGTGAACGCGAGGGTCGGGAGCGCGGCCTCGGCCATGCCCCGCTTGCCGCCCAGCGCCTTGGAAAGCTGCTGGCGCACGACCGCCTCAACGGTGCGCTCGGAGACCGCCGCCGGTTGCTCGGCCCCTTCGCCTGGTGGCGTTGCCGAGGAGTCGTCGGTAGCGTCGTCGGCCGCGCCGGCGGGCCGATCGGGGTCGGTCATGCTGCTCCCGCTGTGCTTTTGAGGGTGCGGCCACCTGCGGTGCGCCGCACACTGGTCGACTCTGGGTGTGCTCCGCACGTCCAGCCTAGATCACGCATGATGCCACCGTGCGCCTCCGTGTCCGGGTGACTCCGCAGTGCGACCGAACCCGCCGGGATCCCCGACCGGCTGCGCCGGGCCATGACACCGAGGACGCGGGTACCTAGGCTGGCGCACAGGGGGCATGGCCGCCGAAGCGGAGCGTGCCGACACCCTCGCGGCCGTAGAGTCGCGCGGCGCTGATCCCGGCCACGCGATGCGTCACGGCCGGCGCGTCACTGCCCGGGGCGTGCGTCGCGGTGGTGCACCGCGACCGGCTCGCGGCCGGCGACGCCCAGCACACTGCCGCGCCACGAAGGGAGGGAGCGCGGAAGCCCGCGGGCCCGGGCCTGCGCCGCGCGCGCCTGATGGATATTTCGCCCCCACCCGCCACACTCCGGTCCGACCACCTTGGCTTCGCCCTGCGGCTGCACGACCAGCTGACCCGGTCCGGCCGGTCGGGGCTGGTGTGGTCGCCGTACTCGGTGGCCTGCGCGCTGGGGCTGGTGGCCGCCGGCGCCGGCGGGACCACCCGTGCGGAGCTGACCGCACTGCTCGGCACCGACCTGCGGGCCCATCTGGCCACGCTGGACGACGCCGTGGCCGAGGGCCCGGAGCTGGCCACGAGCACCGGGCTGTGGGTCCGTGAGGACCTCCAGGTGCGGCCGGAGTTCGAGGCCGACCTGCGCGCCCGCCGCGGATCCGGGGTGTACACCGCCGACTTCCCCGGCGACCCCGATGGCGCGCGGCGCACCATCAACGACGAGGTCGGCAAGCTCACCCGCGGGCTGATCAGCGAACTACTCCCGCCCGGGACGGTGCAGACCACCACACAGGCGCTGCTGGTGAACGCGCTCTGGGTGCGCCTGCAGTGGCAGGAGCGGTTCGACCCCAAGAAGACCACGAAGGAGAGCTTCCGCTCCCCCACCGGAACCCGGCGCGTCCCGACGATGCACCGCAGGGGGCGTCTGGGCTACGCGGAGGCGCGCGGGTGGCGCATGGCCACCCTTCCGGGCGACCACGACCTCGCTCTGGACATCCTGTTGCCCGACGACGAGCGCACCGCCGCCGAGCTGGAGCCGCAGACCCTCACCGAGCTGCTGCGCGCCGGCTCGACCCGCGACGTCGCGCTCGCGCTGCCGCGGTTCGA includes the following:
- a CDS encoding serpin family protein, which produces MDISPPPATLRSDHLGFALRLHDQLTRSGRSGLVWSPYSVACALGLVAAGAGGTTRAELTALLGTDLRAHLATLDDAVAEGPELATSTGLWVREDLQVRPEFEADLRARRGSGVYTADFPGDPDGARRTINDEVGKLTRGLISELLPPGTVQTTTQALLVNALWVRLQWQERFDPKKTTKESFRSPTGTRRVPTMHRRGRLGYAEARGWRMATLPGDHDLALDILLPDDERTAAELEPQTLTELLRAGSTRDVALALPRFELAHSELLSGPLAQAGVRTCFTPQADLSGIAERPLLIDEVVHRARLRVDEKGAEGAAATGVVMRTAALKPDRPVTFHADRPFTFVLRRREAVLFLGRVADPEDPGPAR
- a CDS encoding DUF3159 domain-containing protein, whose protein sequence is MTDPDRPAGAADDATDDSSATPPGEGAEQPAAVSERTVEAVVRQQLSKALGGKRGMAEAALPTLAFTVSFLATQHLKLALGLGVAAAVLLAVVRLVQRSSVQFVVNSLFGIGIAAIFALRSGDAEDAFLPGIIYNAVYAAVLILTVVIRWPAVGLLIGSVTGDPTGWRDNPAVVKLSSRLTWLLVLPCVIRVVVQYPLWLAAKSGAADTFALLGLAKIGMGWPLQVASLAAMVWLLARGNTPMEPGALGGASADPDREQGERG